A region from the Oncorhynchus tshawytscha isolate Ot180627B linkage group LG26, Otsh_v2.0, whole genome shotgun sequence genome encodes:
- the itgb2 gene encoding integrin beta-2 isoform X3, protein MYPCVSLLLLLMGRGAIPLVLSEEVKLCSKTVINSCSDCIKSGAYCTWCKQLNFIKPGEQEAARCDTWAQLIERGCMEEDIISPKNYFSSSKNISLSNTALDKGEPIQLRPQEVNLKLRPGLPHTFTLDFQRVEGYPVDLYYLMDLSYSMEDDLRSIKTLGNKLFNALQGITKKGQIGFGSFVDKTVLPFTNTNPEKLNKPCAETEMYCQPAFGYRHVLSMTGNKAEFESEVNKQRISGNLDSPEGTLDAIMQAAVCGERIGWRNSSTRLIVLTTDDGFHMAGDGKLAGILEPNDERCYMDNNLYSKSNEMDYPSVGQVANQLEKNNIQPIFAVTKNMEKVYRELSKMIPKSEVGVLSADSHNVVELIKNAYNRLSSKVTVTHDALPDNVRVTYTPLCPEGGPSGDKGVCNNVGVGQMVSFNVTVTADECMQSEISFLIGPLGMKDKLKVSLSTLCKCECNDPVTVDSPYCNGKGQVNCGMCSCKAGFVGQKCECSIGEKDESSLRAACRKDNGTECEGRGDCVCGICQCYTLPGGSTYYGTNCECENESCEKFQNKLCGGNGKCRCKNCECKPGYEGTACQCKKSDEQCRTPSGSVCSGRGTCKCNQCKCMEGYQRPYCLTCPACQTTCITKGKCIECLGFQTGPFSKNCSQACTSISEFKMVETLPPGKPCDVRDVESCRVFFAIKQLDGEDNYTAQILKTRECPKLPNIYAIIGGSIVGVTVIGILILLFIKVLFTLQDLKEYRKFMNEAQKTRWSENKNPIFQEATTTVANPTFSGE, encoded by the exons AACTTCATCAAACCAGGGGAGCAGGAGGCAGCTCGCTGTGACACCTGGGCTCAGCTCATAGAAAGGGGCTGCATGGAAGAAGACATCATATCTCCCAAGAATTACTTTTCTTCTTCTAAGAACatctccctgtccaacactgcaTTGGACAAGGGGGAACCCATCCAGCTCCGTCCTCAGGAGGTCAATCTGAAGCTCAGACCAG GACTGCCTCATACATTCACGCTGGACTTTCAGAGAGTGGAGGGCTATCCTGTTGATCTCTACTACCTGATGGATCTCTCCTACTCCATGGAGGATGATTTGAGGAGCATCAAGACTCTGGGAAACAAACTGTTTAACGCTCTGCAAGGCATCACAAAAAAAGGACAAATCG GTTTTGGCTCTTTTGTAGACAAGACTGTCCTGCCGTTCACCAACACCAACCCAGAGAAGCTGAATAAGCCATGCGCCGAAACAGAGATGTACTGCCAACCTGCTTTTGGCTACAGACATGTTCTTAGCATGACGGGAAACAAAGCTGAGTTTGAGAGCGAGGTCAACAAGCAGCGGATCTCTGGGAACTTAGACTCCCCTGAAGGGACGCTGGACGCCATCATGCAGGCTGCAGTCTGTGGG GAAAGGATTGGCTGGAGGAATAGCAGCACTCGGCTTATCGTCCTGACCACCGACGATGGCTTCCACATGGCAGGGGATGGCAAGCTGGCTGGCATACTGGAGCCCAATGATGAGAGATGTTACATGGACAATAACCTGTACAGCAAGAGCAATGAAATG GACTACCCATCTGTTGGTCAAGTGGCTAATCAGTTAGAGAAGAACAACATTCAGCCAATCTTTGCTGTGACGAAGAACATGGAGAAGGTATACAGG GAACTCAGTAAAATGATCCCCAAGTCTGAGGTGGGAGTGTTGTCCGCTGACTCCCATAATGTCGTTGAACTGATCAAAAATGCCTACAAC AGGCTCTCCTCCAAAGTGACGGTGACTCATGATGCTCTCCCTGACAACGTGAGAGTCACTTACACTCCACTCTGTCCTGAAGGGGGACCCTCAGGGGACAAAGGAGTGTGTAACAATGTGGGAGTGGGACAGATG GTGTctttcaatgtaacagtgacagcgGATGAATGTATGCAGAGTGAAATTTCTTTCCTGATTGGTCCGTTGGGTATGAAGGACAAGCTGAAGGTGAGCTTGTCGACTCTCTGCAAGTGTGAGTGTAACGACCCTGTGACGGTCGATTCCCCGTACTGCAACGGGAAGGGCCAAGTCAACTGTGGCATGTGCAG TTGCAAAGCCGGCTTCGTGGGCCAGAAGTGTGAGTGCTCCATCGGGGAGAAGGACGAGAGCTCTCTGAGAGCGGCGTGCCGGAAGGACAACGGCACGGAGTGTGAAGGAcgaggggactgtgtgtgtggcatTTGCCAGTGCTACACCTTACCAGGTGGCAGCACCTACTACGGCACGAATTGCGAGTGTGAAAACGAGAGCTGCGAGAAGTTCCAGAACAAACTGTGTGGAG GGAACGGAAAATGCCGTTGCAAAAATTGCGAATGCAAACCCGGGTACGAGGGCACCGCCTGCCAATGCAAGAAGTCGGACGAGCAGTGTCGCACACCAAGCGGGAGTGTGTGCAGCGGCAGGGGCACATGCAAGTGTAACCAGTGCAAGTGTATGGAGGGCTACCAGCGGCCCTACTGTCTGACCTGTCCCGCCTGCCAAACCACCTGTATAACCAAGGG GAAATGCATTGAGTGTCTGGGCTTTCAGACAGGCCCATTCAGTAAGAACTGCTCCCAGGCCTGTACGAGTATTAGTGAATTCAAGATGGTGGAGACGTTGCCACCTGGTAAGCCTTGTGATGTGAGGGATGTGGAGAGCTGCCGGGTGTTCTTTGCCATTAAACAGTTGGACGGAGAGGACAACTACACCGCCCAAATACTAAAGACCAGAG AGTGTCCCAAGTTGCCAAACATCTATGCCATCATTGGAGGCTCCATCGTAGGCGTGACTGTCATCGGAATCCTGATCCTGCTCTTCATCAAAGTCCTCTTCACATTGCAAGACCTGAAGGAGTACCGCAAGTTTATGAATGAGGCGCAGAAAACCAGGTGGTCAGAG AATAAGAATCCAATATTCCAGGAGGCAACCACCACCGTGGCTAACCCTACCTTTAGTGGAGAATAA
- the itgb2 gene encoding integrin beta-2 isoform X4, which translates to MYPCVSLLLLLMGRAIPLVLSEEVKLCSKTVINSCSDCIKSGAYCTWCKQLNFIKPGEQEAARCDTWAQLIERGCMEEDIISPKNYFSSSKNISLSNTALDKGEPIQLRPQEVNLKLRPGLPHTFTLDFQRVEGYPVDLYYLMDLSYSMEDDLRSIKTLGNKLFNALQGITKKGQIGFGSFVDKTVLPFTNTNPEKLNKPCAETEMYCQPAFGYRHVLSMTGNKAEFESEVNKQRISGNLDSPEGTLDAIMQAAVCGERIGWRNSSTRLIVLTTDDGFHMAGDGKLAGILEPNDERCYMDNNLYSKSNEMDYPSVGQVANQLEKNNIQPIFAVTKNMEKVYRELSKMIPKSEVGVLSADSHNVVELIKNAYNRLSSKVTVTHDALPDNVRVTYTPLCPEGGPSGDKGVCNNVGVGQMVSFNVTVTADECMQSEISFLIGPLGMKDKLKVSLSTLCKCECNDPVTVDSPYCNGKGQVNCGMCSCKAGFVGQKCECSIGEKDESSLRAACRKDNGTECEGRGDCVCGICQCYTLPGGSTYYGTNCECENESCEKFQNKLCGGNGKCRCKNCECKPGYEGTACQCKKSDEQCRTPSGSVCSGRGTCKCNQCKCMEGYQRPYCLTCPACQTTCITKGKCIECLGFQTGPFSKNCSQACTSISEFKMVETLPPGKPCDVRDVESCRVFFAIKQLDGEDNYTAQILKTRECPKLPNIYAIIGGSIVGVTVIGILILLFIKVLFTLQDLKEYRKFMNEAQKTRWSENKNPIFQEATTTVANPTFSGE; encoded by the exons AACTTCATCAAACCAGGGGAGCAGGAGGCAGCTCGCTGTGACACCTGGGCTCAGCTCATAGAAAGGGGCTGCATGGAAGAAGACATCATATCTCCCAAGAATTACTTTTCTTCTTCTAAGAACatctccctgtccaacactgcaTTGGACAAGGGGGAACCCATCCAGCTCCGTCCTCAGGAGGTCAATCTGAAGCTCAGACCAG GACTGCCTCATACATTCACGCTGGACTTTCAGAGAGTGGAGGGCTATCCTGTTGATCTCTACTACCTGATGGATCTCTCCTACTCCATGGAGGATGATTTGAGGAGCATCAAGACTCTGGGAAACAAACTGTTTAACGCTCTGCAAGGCATCACAAAAAAAGGACAAATCG GTTTTGGCTCTTTTGTAGACAAGACTGTCCTGCCGTTCACCAACACCAACCCAGAGAAGCTGAATAAGCCATGCGCCGAAACAGAGATGTACTGCCAACCTGCTTTTGGCTACAGACATGTTCTTAGCATGACGGGAAACAAAGCTGAGTTTGAGAGCGAGGTCAACAAGCAGCGGATCTCTGGGAACTTAGACTCCCCTGAAGGGACGCTGGACGCCATCATGCAGGCTGCAGTCTGTGGG GAAAGGATTGGCTGGAGGAATAGCAGCACTCGGCTTATCGTCCTGACCACCGACGATGGCTTCCACATGGCAGGGGATGGCAAGCTGGCTGGCATACTGGAGCCCAATGATGAGAGATGTTACATGGACAATAACCTGTACAGCAAGAGCAATGAAATG GACTACCCATCTGTTGGTCAAGTGGCTAATCAGTTAGAGAAGAACAACATTCAGCCAATCTTTGCTGTGACGAAGAACATGGAGAAGGTATACAGG GAACTCAGTAAAATGATCCCCAAGTCTGAGGTGGGAGTGTTGTCCGCTGACTCCCATAATGTCGTTGAACTGATCAAAAATGCCTACAAC AGGCTCTCCTCCAAAGTGACGGTGACTCATGATGCTCTCCCTGACAACGTGAGAGTCACTTACACTCCACTCTGTCCTGAAGGGGGACCCTCAGGGGACAAAGGAGTGTGTAACAATGTGGGAGTGGGACAGATG GTGTctttcaatgtaacagtgacagcgGATGAATGTATGCAGAGTGAAATTTCTTTCCTGATTGGTCCGTTGGGTATGAAGGACAAGCTGAAGGTGAGCTTGTCGACTCTCTGCAAGTGTGAGTGTAACGACCCTGTGACGGTCGATTCCCCGTACTGCAACGGGAAGGGCCAAGTCAACTGTGGCATGTGCAG TTGCAAAGCCGGCTTCGTGGGCCAGAAGTGTGAGTGCTCCATCGGGGAGAAGGACGAGAGCTCTCTGAGAGCGGCGTGCCGGAAGGACAACGGCACGGAGTGTGAAGGAcgaggggactgtgtgtgtggcatTTGCCAGTGCTACACCTTACCAGGTGGCAGCACCTACTACGGCACGAATTGCGAGTGTGAAAACGAGAGCTGCGAGAAGTTCCAGAACAAACTGTGTGGAG GGAACGGAAAATGCCGTTGCAAAAATTGCGAATGCAAACCCGGGTACGAGGGCACCGCCTGCCAATGCAAGAAGTCGGACGAGCAGTGTCGCACACCAAGCGGGAGTGTGTGCAGCGGCAGGGGCACATGCAAGTGTAACCAGTGCAAGTGTATGGAGGGCTACCAGCGGCCCTACTGTCTGACCTGTCCCGCCTGCCAAACCACCTGTATAACCAAGGG GAAATGCATTGAGTGTCTGGGCTTTCAGACAGGCCCATTCAGTAAGAACTGCTCCCAGGCCTGTACGAGTATTAGTGAATTCAAGATGGTGGAGACGTTGCCACCTGGTAAGCCTTGTGATGTGAGGGATGTGGAGAGCTGCCGGGTGTTCTTTGCCATTAAACAGTTGGACGGAGAGGACAACTACACCGCCCAAATACTAAAGACCAGAG AGTGTCCCAAGTTGCCAAACATCTATGCCATCATTGGAGGCTCCATCGTAGGCGTGACTGTCATCGGAATCCTGATCCTGCTCTTCATCAAAGTCCTCTTCACATTGCAAGACCTGAAGGAGTACCGCAAGTTTATGAATGAGGCGCAGAAAACCAGGTGGTCAGAG AATAAGAATCCAATATTCCAGGAGGCAACCACCACCGTGGCTAACCCTACCTTTAGTGGAGAATAA
- the itgb2 gene encoding integrin beta-2 isoform X1 → MTLEMYPCVSLLLLLMGRGAIPLVLSEEVKLCSKTVINSCSDCIKSGAYCTWCKQLNFIKPGEQEAARCDTWAQLIERGCMEEDIISPKNYFSSSKNISLSNTALDKGEPIQLRPQEVNLKLRPGLPHTFTLDFQRVEGYPVDLYYLMDLSYSMEDDLRSIKTLGNKLFNALQGITKKGQIGFGSFVDKTVLPFTNTNPEKLNKPCAETEMYCQPAFGYRHVLSMTGNKAEFESEVNKQRISGNLDSPEGTLDAIMQAAVCGERIGWRNSSTRLIVLTTDDGFHMAGDGKLAGILEPNDERCYMDNNLYSKSNEMDYPSVGQVANQLEKNNIQPIFAVTKNMEKVYRELSKMIPKSEVGVLSADSHNVVELIKNAYNRLSSKVTVTHDALPDNVRVTYTPLCPEGGPSGDKGVCNNVGVGQMVSFNVTVTADECMQSEISFLIGPLGMKDKLKVSLSTLCKCECNDPVTVDSPYCNGKGQVNCGMCSCKAGFVGQKCECSIGEKDESSLRAACRKDNGTECEGRGDCVCGICQCYTLPGGSTYYGTNCECENESCEKFQNKLCGGNGKCRCKNCECKPGYEGTACQCKKSDEQCRTPSGSVCSGRGTCKCNQCKCMEGYQRPYCLTCPACQTTCITKGKCIECLGFQTGPFSKNCSQACTSISEFKMVETLPPGKPCDVRDVESCRVFFAIKQLDGEDNYTAQILKTRECPKLPNIYAIIGGSIVGVTVIGILILLFIKVLFTLQDLKEYRKFMNEAQKTRWSENKNPIFQEATTTVANPTFSGE, encoded by the exons AACTTCATCAAACCAGGGGAGCAGGAGGCAGCTCGCTGTGACACCTGGGCTCAGCTCATAGAAAGGGGCTGCATGGAAGAAGACATCATATCTCCCAAGAATTACTTTTCTTCTTCTAAGAACatctccctgtccaacactgcaTTGGACAAGGGGGAACCCATCCAGCTCCGTCCTCAGGAGGTCAATCTGAAGCTCAGACCAG GACTGCCTCATACATTCACGCTGGACTTTCAGAGAGTGGAGGGCTATCCTGTTGATCTCTACTACCTGATGGATCTCTCCTACTCCATGGAGGATGATTTGAGGAGCATCAAGACTCTGGGAAACAAACTGTTTAACGCTCTGCAAGGCATCACAAAAAAAGGACAAATCG GTTTTGGCTCTTTTGTAGACAAGACTGTCCTGCCGTTCACCAACACCAACCCAGAGAAGCTGAATAAGCCATGCGCCGAAACAGAGATGTACTGCCAACCTGCTTTTGGCTACAGACATGTTCTTAGCATGACGGGAAACAAAGCTGAGTTTGAGAGCGAGGTCAACAAGCAGCGGATCTCTGGGAACTTAGACTCCCCTGAAGGGACGCTGGACGCCATCATGCAGGCTGCAGTCTGTGGG GAAAGGATTGGCTGGAGGAATAGCAGCACTCGGCTTATCGTCCTGACCACCGACGATGGCTTCCACATGGCAGGGGATGGCAAGCTGGCTGGCATACTGGAGCCCAATGATGAGAGATGTTACATGGACAATAACCTGTACAGCAAGAGCAATGAAATG GACTACCCATCTGTTGGTCAAGTGGCTAATCAGTTAGAGAAGAACAACATTCAGCCAATCTTTGCTGTGACGAAGAACATGGAGAAGGTATACAGG GAACTCAGTAAAATGATCCCCAAGTCTGAGGTGGGAGTGTTGTCCGCTGACTCCCATAATGTCGTTGAACTGATCAAAAATGCCTACAAC AGGCTCTCCTCCAAAGTGACGGTGACTCATGATGCTCTCCCTGACAACGTGAGAGTCACTTACACTCCACTCTGTCCTGAAGGGGGACCCTCAGGGGACAAAGGAGTGTGTAACAATGTGGGAGTGGGACAGATG GTGTctttcaatgtaacagtgacagcgGATGAATGTATGCAGAGTGAAATTTCTTTCCTGATTGGTCCGTTGGGTATGAAGGACAAGCTGAAGGTGAGCTTGTCGACTCTCTGCAAGTGTGAGTGTAACGACCCTGTGACGGTCGATTCCCCGTACTGCAACGGGAAGGGCCAAGTCAACTGTGGCATGTGCAG TTGCAAAGCCGGCTTCGTGGGCCAGAAGTGTGAGTGCTCCATCGGGGAGAAGGACGAGAGCTCTCTGAGAGCGGCGTGCCGGAAGGACAACGGCACGGAGTGTGAAGGAcgaggggactgtgtgtgtggcatTTGCCAGTGCTACACCTTACCAGGTGGCAGCACCTACTACGGCACGAATTGCGAGTGTGAAAACGAGAGCTGCGAGAAGTTCCAGAACAAACTGTGTGGAG GGAACGGAAAATGCCGTTGCAAAAATTGCGAATGCAAACCCGGGTACGAGGGCACCGCCTGCCAATGCAAGAAGTCGGACGAGCAGTGTCGCACACCAAGCGGGAGTGTGTGCAGCGGCAGGGGCACATGCAAGTGTAACCAGTGCAAGTGTATGGAGGGCTACCAGCGGCCCTACTGTCTGACCTGTCCCGCCTGCCAAACCACCTGTATAACCAAGGG GAAATGCATTGAGTGTCTGGGCTTTCAGACAGGCCCATTCAGTAAGAACTGCTCCCAGGCCTGTACGAGTATTAGTGAATTCAAGATGGTGGAGACGTTGCCACCTGGTAAGCCTTGTGATGTGAGGGATGTGGAGAGCTGCCGGGTGTTCTTTGCCATTAAACAGTTGGACGGAGAGGACAACTACACCGCCCAAATACTAAAGACCAGAG AGTGTCCCAAGTTGCCAAACATCTATGCCATCATTGGAGGCTCCATCGTAGGCGTGACTGTCATCGGAATCCTGATCCTGCTCTTCATCAAAGTCCTCTTCACATTGCAAGACCTGAAGGAGTACCGCAAGTTTATGAATGAGGCGCAGAAAACCAGGTGGTCAGAG AATAAGAATCCAATATTCCAGGAGGCAACCACCACCGTGGCTAACCCTACCTTTAGTGGAGAATAA
- the itgb2 gene encoding integrin beta-2 isoform X2, which translates to MTLEMYPCVSLLLLLMGRAIPLVLSEEVKLCSKTVINSCSDCIKSGAYCTWCKQLNFIKPGEQEAARCDTWAQLIERGCMEEDIISPKNYFSSSKNISLSNTALDKGEPIQLRPQEVNLKLRPGLPHTFTLDFQRVEGYPVDLYYLMDLSYSMEDDLRSIKTLGNKLFNALQGITKKGQIGFGSFVDKTVLPFTNTNPEKLNKPCAETEMYCQPAFGYRHVLSMTGNKAEFESEVNKQRISGNLDSPEGTLDAIMQAAVCGERIGWRNSSTRLIVLTTDDGFHMAGDGKLAGILEPNDERCYMDNNLYSKSNEMDYPSVGQVANQLEKNNIQPIFAVTKNMEKVYRELSKMIPKSEVGVLSADSHNVVELIKNAYNRLSSKVTVTHDALPDNVRVTYTPLCPEGGPSGDKGVCNNVGVGQMVSFNVTVTADECMQSEISFLIGPLGMKDKLKVSLSTLCKCECNDPVTVDSPYCNGKGQVNCGMCSCKAGFVGQKCECSIGEKDESSLRAACRKDNGTECEGRGDCVCGICQCYTLPGGSTYYGTNCECENESCEKFQNKLCGGNGKCRCKNCECKPGYEGTACQCKKSDEQCRTPSGSVCSGRGTCKCNQCKCMEGYQRPYCLTCPACQTTCITKGKCIECLGFQTGPFSKNCSQACTSISEFKMVETLPPGKPCDVRDVESCRVFFAIKQLDGEDNYTAQILKTRECPKLPNIYAIIGGSIVGVTVIGILILLFIKVLFTLQDLKEYRKFMNEAQKTRWSENKNPIFQEATTTVANPTFSGE; encoded by the exons AACTTCATCAAACCAGGGGAGCAGGAGGCAGCTCGCTGTGACACCTGGGCTCAGCTCATAGAAAGGGGCTGCATGGAAGAAGACATCATATCTCCCAAGAATTACTTTTCTTCTTCTAAGAACatctccctgtccaacactgcaTTGGACAAGGGGGAACCCATCCAGCTCCGTCCTCAGGAGGTCAATCTGAAGCTCAGACCAG GACTGCCTCATACATTCACGCTGGACTTTCAGAGAGTGGAGGGCTATCCTGTTGATCTCTACTACCTGATGGATCTCTCCTACTCCATGGAGGATGATTTGAGGAGCATCAAGACTCTGGGAAACAAACTGTTTAACGCTCTGCAAGGCATCACAAAAAAAGGACAAATCG GTTTTGGCTCTTTTGTAGACAAGACTGTCCTGCCGTTCACCAACACCAACCCAGAGAAGCTGAATAAGCCATGCGCCGAAACAGAGATGTACTGCCAACCTGCTTTTGGCTACAGACATGTTCTTAGCATGACGGGAAACAAAGCTGAGTTTGAGAGCGAGGTCAACAAGCAGCGGATCTCTGGGAACTTAGACTCCCCTGAAGGGACGCTGGACGCCATCATGCAGGCTGCAGTCTGTGGG GAAAGGATTGGCTGGAGGAATAGCAGCACTCGGCTTATCGTCCTGACCACCGACGATGGCTTCCACATGGCAGGGGATGGCAAGCTGGCTGGCATACTGGAGCCCAATGATGAGAGATGTTACATGGACAATAACCTGTACAGCAAGAGCAATGAAATG GACTACCCATCTGTTGGTCAAGTGGCTAATCAGTTAGAGAAGAACAACATTCAGCCAATCTTTGCTGTGACGAAGAACATGGAGAAGGTATACAGG GAACTCAGTAAAATGATCCCCAAGTCTGAGGTGGGAGTGTTGTCCGCTGACTCCCATAATGTCGTTGAACTGATCAAAAATGCCTACAAC AGGCTCTCCTCCAAAGTGACGGTGACTCATGATGCTCTCCCTGACAACGTGAGAGTCACTTACACTCCACTCTGTCCTGAAGGGGGACCCTCAGGGGACAAAGGAGTGTGTAACAATGTGGGAGTGGGACAGATG GTGTctttcaatgtaacagtgacagcgGATGAATGTATGCAGAGTGAAATTTCTTTCCTGATTGGTCCGTTGGGTATGAAGGACAAGCTGAAGGTGAGCTTGTCGACTCTCTGCAAGTGTGAGTGTAACGACCCTGTGACGGTCGATTCCCCGTACTGCAACGGGAAGGGCCAAGTCAACTGTGGCATGTGCAG TTGCAAAGCCGGCTTCGTGGGCCAGAAGTGTGAGTGCTCCATCGGGGAGAAGGACGAGAGCTCTCTGAGAGCGGCGTGCCGGAAGGACAACGGCACGGAGTGTGAAGGAcgaggggactgtgtgtgtggcatTTGCCAGTGCTACACCTTACCAGGTGGCAGCACCTACTACGGCACGAATTGCGAGTGTGAAAACGAGAGCTGCGAGAAGTTCCAGAACAAACTGTGTGGAG GGAACGGAAAATGCCGTTGCAAAAATTGCGAATGCAAACCCGGGTACGAGGGCACCGCCTGCCAATGCAAGAAGTCGGACGAGCAGTGTCGCACACCAAGCGGGAGTGTGTGCAGCGGCAGGGGCACATGCAAGTGTAACCAGTGCAAGTGTATGGAGGGCTACCAGCGGCCCTACTGTCTGACCTGTCCCGCCTGCCAAACCACCTGTATAACCAAGGG GAAATGCATTGAGTGTCTGGGCTTTCAGACAGGCCCATTCAGTAAGAACTGCTCCCAGGCCTGTACGAGTATTAGTGAATTCAAGATGGTGGAGACGTTGCCACCTGGTAAGCCTTGTGATGTGAGGGATGTGGAGAGCTGCCGGGTGTTCTTTGCCATTAAACAGTTGGACGGAGAGGACAACTACACCGCCCAAATACTAAAGACCAGAG AGTGTCCCAAGTTGCCAAACATCTATGCCATCATTGGAGGCTCCATCGTAGGCGTGACTGTCATCGGAATCCTGATCCTGCTCTTCATCAAAGTCCTCTTCACATTGCAAGACCTGAAGGAGTACCGCAAGTTTATGAATGAGGCGCAGAAAACCAGGTGGTCAGAG AATAAGAATCCAATATTCCAGGAGGCAACCACCACCGTGGCTAACCCTACCTTTAGTGGAGAATAA